The following coding sequences lie in one Niabella agricola genomic window:
- a CDS encoding DUF983 domain-containing protein — translation MEPEKSSRGYLATVLGCYCPRCREGKLFEKSFALRLKDVLKMNPHCPVCGQPTEIEVGFYYGTGYVSYFLAVFLTVISALLWWLIIGFSTEDNRFIYWLIFNSVGLICLQPWLMRFSRSLWLSWFVKYDPDWRHTKPDDVSERMNEEQGNNW, via the coding sequence ATGGAGCCTGAAAAAAGCAGCAGGGGGTATCTGGCAACGGTGCTGGGCTGTTATTGTCCGCGTTGTCGTGAAGGAAAATTATTTGAGAAATCGTTTGCCCTCCGGCTAAAAGACGTATTGAAAATGAATCCGCATTGCCCAGTTTGTGGGCAGCCTACCGAAATAGAAGTGGGATTTTACTATGGAACCGGTTATGTGAGTTATTTCCTGGCCGTATTTCTTACGGTGATCAGCGCTTTACTCTGGTGGCTGATCATTGGTTTCTCGACAGAAGACAACCGGTTTATTTACTGGCTGATCTTTAATTCTGTAGGATTGATCTGTTTGCAACCCTGGCTGATGCGTTTTTCCCGCAGCTTATGGCTTTCCTGGTTTGTAAAATACGATCCGGATTGGCGGCATACCAAACCGGATGATGTTTCGGAGCGGATGAATGAAGAGCAGGGCAATAACTGGTGA
- a CDS encoding UDP-N-acetylmuramoyl-tripeptide--D-alanyl-D-alanine ligase, producing the protein MNTEALYQVYLNHPDVQTDTRKIREGELFFALKGPNFNGNQFAQQAVDAGAANVIIDEAAFEIPGKTILVPDVLQALQQLAAYHRAQCSFPVIAITGSNGKTTTKELIHAVLSTTYKTYTTAGNFNNHIGVPLTLLKIKGDAQLAVIEMGANHLGEIKGYCAVARPTHGLITNAGKAHLEGFGSIEGVKKGKGELYDFLRERRDGTAFVMWDYDYLRNMSEGIAHIVRYGTTAADVTGTATGQSGFLTVKLEQPFTALISTRLVGDYNLPNVLAAVAVGWHFNVAPEQIIAAIEGYTPSNSRSQLMEKGSNQIILDAYNANPSSMKLAIENLAKMEGKSKVLVLGAMAEMGTETEAEHQQMIELIGQHSWSDVILVGKPFEPYKGRYRYFENSSQAAEWLGAHRPENALLLVKGSRSSQMERVLEAL; encoded by the coding sequence ATGAATACGGAAGCTTTATACCAGGTATATCTGAACCATCCCGATGTTCAAACGGATACGCGCAAGATCCGGGAAGGTGAACTGTTTTTTGCATTGAAGGGGCCGAACTTTAACGGGAACCAGTTTGCACAACAGGCGGTCGACGCCGGTGCCGCAAACGTAATCATCGATGAGGCTGCTTTCGAGATCCCGGGTAAAACGATCCTGGTGCCGGATGTATTGCAGGCCTTGCAGCAACTGGCGGCCTATCACCGGGCGCAATGCTCATTTCCGGTAATTGCCATCACCGGCAGCAATGGCAAAACCACTACAAAAGAACTCATCCACGCGGTGCTGAGCACCACTTATAAAACCTATACCACAGCCGGCAATTTCAACAATCATATCGGGGTGCCGCTTACCCTGCTGAAAATAAAAGGCGATGCACAACTGGCTGTAATCGAAATGGGGGCGAACCATCTTGGAGAAATCAAGGGATACTGTGCGGTAGCCCGGCCCACACACGGCCTGATCACCAATGCGGGCAAGGCGCACCTGGAAGGCTTCGGTAGCATCGAAGGTGTGAAGAAAGGAAAGGGAGAACTATATGATTTTTTAAGAGAACGCAGGGATGGAACGGCATTTGTCATGTGGGATTATGATTATCTGCGGAATATGAGTGAAGGCATCGCGCATATTGTGCGTTATGGTACTACAGCGGCGGATGTGACCGGAACCGCCACCGGACAAAGCGGTTTTCTTACCGTTAAACTGGAGCAGCCTTTTACCGCTCTGATCAGTACCCGGCTCGTGGGCGATTACAACCTGCCCAATGTACTGGCTGCGGTTGCTGTGGGCTGGCATTTTAATGTGGCACCGGAACAAATAATTGCCGCTATTGAGGGGTATACACCATCTAATAGCCGCAGTCAACTGATGGAAAAGGGCTCCAACCAGATCATCCTGGATGCTTACAATGCAAACCCCAGCAGTATGAAGCTGGCCATCGAAAACCTGGCAAAGATGGAGGGCAAAAGCAAGGTACTGGTGTTGGGTGCGATGGCGGAAATGGGTACGGAAACCGAAGCCGAGCATCAACAGATGATAGAGCTTATCGGACAGCATTCCTGGAGCGATGTGATCCTGGTGGGCAAACCTTTTGAACCCTATAAAGGCCGGTACCGGTATTTTGAAAATTCCAGCCAGGCCGCTGAATGGCTCGGGGCGCATCGGCCGGAAAATGCCCTGCTGCTGGTGAAGGGAAGCCGCAGTTCGCAAATGGAGCGGGTGCTGGAAGCACTTTGA
- the ispF gene encoding 2-C-methyl-D-erythritol 2,4-cyclodiphosphate synthase, whose amino-acid sequence MSYRIGSGIDFHQFAEGRDLWIGGVKIPHHQGALGHSDADVLLHSICDALLGALSLGDIGVHFPNNDPRYKDIDSKILLKETVELITEKGYVVVNIDSTLCLQEPKIKKFVPAMQETIAGILGIANGDVSIKATTTEEMGAIGRQEGLMAMATVLLQKK is encoded by the coding sequence ATGAGTTATAGAATCGGATCCGGTATCGATTTTCATCAGTTTGCGGAAGGGCGCGATCTCTGGATCGGCGGTGTCAAAATCCCCCACCACCAGGGAGCCCTGGGCCACAGCGACGCCGACGTGCTTCTGCATTCCATCTGCGATGCCTTGCTGGGTGCACTAAGCCTCGGGGACATCGGTGTACATTTTCCGAATAATGATCCGCGGTATAAGGATATTGATAGCAAGATTCTCTTAAAAGAAACGGTTGAGCTCATTACAGAAAAAGGATATGTGGTGGTGAATATAGACAGTACCCTTTGCCTGCAGGAACCAAAAATCAAAAAATTTGTTCCCGCCATGCAGGAAACCATTGCCGGCATACTGGGAATTGCCAATGGAGACGTTTCGATAAAAGCTACCACCACGGAAGAAATGGGGGCAATCGGCCGGCAGGAAGGATTGATGGCCATGGCGACTGTATTGTTACAGAAAAAATAA
- the dut gene encoding dUTP diphosphatase, which translates to MAVEIKIINQSSNPLPGYATTGASGMDVRAHLEAPVTLKSLERVLIPTGIFMEIPEGYEVQVRPRSGLAIKQGLTCLNTPGTIDADYRGEVKVILINLSNEEQVIQHGDRVAQLVVQKVEQAEWIEAASLSETVRAAGGFGHTGKQ; encoded by the coding sequence ATGGCAGTTGAAATAAAAATCATCAATCAATCATCCAATCCGTTGCCGGGTTATGCTACAACAGGCGCTTCAGGCATGGATGTAAGAGCGCATCTGGAAGCCCCTGTTACCCTGAAGTCCCTGGAACGCGTATTGATCCCTACCGGAATTTTTATGGAGATCCCGGAAGGATACGAAGTGCAGGTACGGCCCCGGAGCGGTTTGGCCATCAAGCAGGGATTAACCTGCCTCAACACTCCCGGCACCATCGATGCCGATTACCGCGGAGAAGTAAAAGTTATCTTGATCAACCTTTCCAATGAAGAACAGGTAATTCAGCATGGCGACCGCGTTGCGCAGCTCGTAGTACAAAAAGTAGAGCAAGCGGAGTGGATAGAAGCTGCATCGCTGAGCGAGACCGTGCGAGCAGCGGGAGGATTTGGCCATACCGGCAAACAATAA
- a CDS encoding DUF4292 domain-containing protein — protein sequence MKYFTTFAAAVLILASCNSAKRAQRTPPPVVTDSSVKVETASTEDSGLKKDSAAMETISVVLEKLNHIDYSTFSGRAGVTYKAKGDTKNFDIKLQIHKDSLIWASVIGPLGIEVARGVITQDSVRIINKLNKQYISSSYVYLQEQLGLPLDLGTLQDLLVGNPVFIDKTNSSYTKQDDTLQVTSRTRFFRNLLSALLPDYLPAVSKLEDVDAERNRSAELTYGGYEKAANARFPKARTIHVKYKTDIEIQMDFKSYTFNEALNTPFSVPKGYKTKK from the coding sequence ATGAAGTATTTTACCACATTTGCTGCAGCAGTCCTGATCCTTGCCTCCTGCAATTCCGCAAAGAGGGCGCAGCGAACACCTCCGCCCGTTGTTACCGATTCTTCTGTAAAAGTAGAAACCGCATCAACCGAGGATTCCGGCTTAAAAAAAGACTCCGCAGCAATGGAAACCATTTCTGTTGTGCTTGAAAAGCTCAATCATATTGATTATTCCACCTTCTCCGGAAGGGCAGGCGTTACCTATAAAGCAAAAGGCGATACGAAAAACTTCGATATAAAACTCCAGATCCATAAAGACAGCCTGATCTGGGCATCGGTGATCGGGCCCCTGGGTATTGAAGTAGCCCGGGGTGTAATTACCCAGGATTCCGTTCGTATAATTAATAAGTTGAATAAACAATATATTTCCTCCAGCTACGTTTATCTACAGGAGCAACTGGGACTACCGCTTGATTTGGGTACGCTACAGGATCTTCTGGTTGGGAATCCGGTCTTTATCGACAAAACCAACAGCAGTTATACCAAGCAGGATGATACGCTCCAGGTAACCAGTCGCACACGGTTTTTCAGGAACCTGCTCAGCGCCCTGCTGCCCGACTACCTGCCGGCAGTAAGTAAATTGGAGGATGTGGATGCGGAAAGAAACCGCTCTGCTGAACTGACTTACGGCGGCTATGAAAAGGCGGCCAATGCCCGGTTCCCGAAAGCAAGAACGATTCATGTAAAATATAAAACAGATATAGAAATTCAAATGGACTTTAAGTCCTATACCTTTAACGAGGCGTTAAATACGCCCTTCTCGGTACCAAAGGGTTACAAAACCAAAAAGTAA
- a CDS encoding murein hydrolase activator EnvC family protein encodes MFRVKNWLWVGFVLLSGTGFAQDDVKTTLRKERAQILNEVNEIQRTYNSTKTVSREAMVQLTTLNRKIEGQERFVVSMSRQPGFFNLEEVQDNDREISRIKKSIATLRDHYYHPEANTPPVAKAPAEEPAPEPVPQRQYPVLPPQHHTTYPASNAALTGDFGLYRGQIPYPLDKGTITQGFGRFKIEGAGPDIVGDNPGCTFSAPVSTPVKAVFEGDVISVSKLSGMFYVVIRHGRYVTAYSNLASSSVVKGSKVKAGQVIGSVGRDEETGYGKLDFILMLDDKNLDPKTWFLPIPQQ; translated from the coding sequence ATGTTTAGAGTAAAAAATTGGCTATGGGTAGGCTTTGTGCTTTTGAGCGGAACCGGCTTTGCCCAGGATGATGTTAAAACCACTTTACGGAAAGAGCGGGCGCAGATCCTGAATGAAGTAAACGAGATACAACGTACTTATAATAGTACTAAAACGGTTTCCCGGGAAGCGATGGTACAGCTAACCACATTGAACCGGAAGATTGAAGGCCAGGAACGTTTCGTTGTTAGCATGTCGCGTCAGCCCGGTTTCTTTAACCTCGAAGAAGTACAGGATAACGACCGTGAGATCAGCCGCATTAAAAAATCCATCGCAACCCTCCGCGATCATTATTACCATCCGGAAGCGAATACGCCTCCGGTAGCCAAGGCCCCGGCAGAAGAACCCGCTCCGGAACCGGTTCCTCAGCGGCAATACCCGGTGTTGCCGCCCCAGCATCATACCACTTACCCGGCAAGCAATGCCGCTTTAACCGGTGATTTCGGGCTTTACCGGGGACAAATCCCTTATCCCCTGGATAAAGGGACCATTACTCAGGGCTTTGGCCGGTTTAAAATTGAAGGCGCCGGCCCGGATATTGTAGGCGACAATCCCGGCTGCACCTTTTCCGCGCCGGTAAGTACCCCCGTTAAAGCTGTTTTCGAAGGCGATGTAATCAGCGTTTCAAAACTCAGCGGTATGTTTTATGTGGTGATCCGTCATGGAAGATATGTTACGGCCTACAGCAACCTGGCCAGCTCATCGGTTGTAAAAGGTTCAAAAGTGAAAGCGGGTCAGGTCATCGGATCCGTAGGGCGTGATGAAGAAACCGGCTATGGCAAACTGGACTTTATCCTGATGCTCGACGATAAAAACCTGGACCCCAAAACCTGGTTCCTTCCCATACCACAGCAATAA
- the queA gene encoding tRNA preQ1(34) S-adenosylmethionine ribosyltransferase-isomerase QueA — protein MKLSQFQFDLPLNLIAQHPTKKREDARMMVVHRQTGQMENKNFRDILDYFDDKDVFVVNNTKVFPARMYGRKEKTGAKIEVFLLRELNKQNRLWDVIVDPARKIRVGNKLYFGENEELVAEVIDNTTSRGRTIRFLWEGSEEAFKAQLEALGETPLPKYIKRKPDDEDKERYQTVYAKHEGAVAAPTAGLHFSRELIKRLEIKGIRFAEVTLHTGLGTFRPIEVEDLSKHKMDAEYYHIDETACRIVNKAKEGNRRICSIGTTTMRAMESSFTAQKLLKPSEGWTNMFIHPPYDFNIANALVTNFHLPKTSLMIMTSAFAGYELTIEAYKKAIKDKYRFFSYGDALLII, from the coding sequence ATGAAGCTTTCACAATTTCAATTTGACCTACCTCTTAACCTTATTGCGCAACATCCCACCAAGAAAAGAGAAGATGCCCGTATGATGGTGGTGCACCGCCAAACCGGACAAATGGAGAACAAAAATTTCCGCGATATCCTGGATTATTTTGATGACAAGGATGTTTTTGTAGTAAACAATACCAAGGTGTTTCCGGCCCGCATGTATGGTCGGAAGGAAAAAACCGGCGCCAAAATTGAAGTATTCCTTTTAAGAGAACTAAATAAACAGAACCGTCTATGGGATGTGATCGTGGATCCGGCCCGAAAGATCCGGGTAGGAAATAAACTGTATTTTGGAGAGAATGAGGAGTTGGTTGCTGAGGTGATCGATAATACAACCAGCCGCGGACGTACCATCCGCTTCCTTTGGGAAGGATCCGAAGAGGCATTTAAAGCACAGCTGGAAGCATTGGGCGAAACCCCACTTCCCAAATACATCAAACGGAAGCCTGATGACGAGGATAAGGAGCGCTACCAGACTGTTTATGCCAAGCATGAGGGCGCCGTTGCGGCACCCACTGCAGGGTTACATTTCAGCCGTGAACTGATTAAACGCCTGGAGATCAAAGGCATTCGTTTTGCAGAAGTAACACTCCATACCGGGTTGGGCACTTTCCGCCCAATTGAGGTGGAGGACCTGAGCAAGCATAAAATGGATGCTGAATATTATCATATTGATGAAACGGCCTGTCGTATTGTAAATAAGGCAAAGGAAGGCAACCGCCGCATCTGCTCTATTGGCACTACGACCATGCGGGCAATGGAGTCGTCTTTCACAGCGCAGAAGCTGTTAAAGCCTTCCGAGGGCTGGACGAATATGTTCATTCATCCTCCATATGATTTTAATATTGCTAATGCACTGGTGACCAATTTTCACCTGCCGAAGACAAGCCTGATGATCATGACCAGCGCCTTTGCCGGCTACGAACTGACCATTGAAGCGTACAAAAAAGCAATAAAAGATAAATACCGTTTCTTCAGCTACGGAGATGCGTTGCTGATTATTTAA
- a CDS encoding SPFH domain-containing protein, producing the protein MSLFNLFNNQLSKVIQWENQSPQLLWYRFPSKQNEIKNASKLIVAPGQGCILVYEGAIANVIDTEGIYNLKTDNHPFITTLLNLRQNFESEHKLYIYFYRKAQVVNQAWGTAMPVKYIDAVYNIPIEMGANGNFSYVIANPKFFYTEIIGSRETYTTDEMRAVIADRIPQLIATALSEQRYAYQEIDAQLHYIAQQLLRILNESFTELGLQLTDFRITGTQFDEKTQERIGRVADITTDVKAAGQAGLDYTDLEKLRALRDAARNEGGLAGAGVQFGAGMELGKKFNQQTDDLLNKSNSGAVEKLRKLKLLLDEKIITPAEFEEKKKELLGQL; encoded by the coding sequence ATGAGTCTTTTTAACCTCTTTAACAATCAACTTTCAAAAGTGATACAGTGGGAAAACCAGTCTCCGCAATTACTCTGGTACCGGTTCCCGTCCAAACAAAATGAAATCAAAAATGCCAGCAAGCTGATTGTGGCCCCCGGCCAGGGCTGTATCCTGGTATATGAAGGTGCTATCGCCAACGTTATCGACACCGAAGGGATCTACAATCTGAAAACAGATAATCATCCCTTTATTACCACGCTGTTAAACCTCCGCCAGAATTTTGAAAGCGAACACAAACTGTACATTTACTTTTACCGGAAGGCCCAGGTGGTAAACCAGGCCTGGGGCACCGCAATGCCGGTTAAGTATATAGACGCTGTGTACAATATTCCCATTGAAATGGGTGCCAATGGCAATTTTTCCTACGTCATTGCCAATCCGAAGTTTTTTTATACAGAAATTATCGGAAGCAGAGAAACCTATACCACAGATGAAATGCGCGCGGTAATAGCCGACCGTATTCCACAACTGATTGCTACGGCCCTTTCCGAACAACGATACGCTTACCAGGAAATAGACGCCCAGCTCCATTATATCGCACAACAGCTGCTGCGCATCCTGAATGAATCCTTTACAGAGCTTGGATTACAACTGACCGATTTCCGCATCACCGGTACACAGTTTGACGAAAAAACGCAGGAGCGGATCGGCCGGGTAGCAGATATTACGACTGATGTAAAGGCGGCCGGACAGGCAGGGCTGGATTATACTGACCTGGAGAAACTGCGCGCACTACGCGACGCCGCACGCAATGAAGGTGGGTTGGCCGGGGCCGGTGTACAGTTTGGCGCCGGCATGGAACTTGGTAAAAAATTCAATCAGCAGACCGACGATCTGCTTAATAAAAGCAATAGCGGGGCCGTGGAAAAACTGCGAAAACTAAAATTGCTTCTCGACGAAAAAATCATTACCCCTGCAGAGTTTGAAGAAAAGAAAAAAGAGTTGCTGGGGCAGCTTTAA
- a CDS encoding ABC transporter ATP-binding protein produces the protein MQEPLLDIRDLRVDFVSGDVVNHALKKISVTVHSNEIVALVGESGSGKSVTSLSVLQLIPSPPVKYAGGAILYYTEDGHSIDLLQQSREALQAIRGNAISMIFQEPMTSLNPVYTCGNQVAEAIRIHTRVTREEARVRAIQWFERVQLPEPAAIYNRYPHQLSGGQKQRVMIAMAMCCKPRLLICDEPTTALDVTVQKTVLQLIKELQRETGMGVIFITHDLGVVAEIADRAVVLYKGEIMEEGSVEALFRNPKHPYTKALLACRPVNHKRGTRLPVVSDFVGPAAKDAAAPAGPSPAKQTENAFPANCLIKVERLSVWFPRERNWLGKPLSYTKAVNEVSFEIFENETLGLVGESGCGKTTLGRTLLQLVPPTSGKINYRGKDMMLFGKAELRGLRKQLQIIFQDPYSSLNPRKKIGLAIEEPLKVHHIEPDAAARKRTVELLLQKVGLLPEHYHRYPHEFSGGQRQRIVIARALALRPSFIICDESVSALDVSVQAQVLNLLNDLKKEFGFTIVFISHDLSVVRYFSDRIIVMNKGRIEESGPAEAIYENPQSAYTKKLIDSIPRGIQDRLSG, from the coding sequence ATGCAGGAGCCTTTGTTGGACATCCGGGATCTGAGGGTTGATTTTGTTTCCGGTGATGTAGTGAATCATGCGCTGAAAAAGATTTCAGTGACGGTACATTCAAATGAGATCGTGGCGCTGGTGGGCGAATCGGGGTCTGGTAAATCGGTAACGTCTTTATCGGTGCTGCAGCTCATTCCATCACCACCGGTCAAATATGCGGGGGGCGCCATCCTGTATTATACAGAAGATGGCCATAGCATTGACCTGTTGCAGCAAAGCCGGGAGGCCCTGCAGGCGATCAGGGGAAATGCCATTTCTATGATCTTCCAGGAGCCGATGACCTCCCTGAACCCTGTTTATACCTGCGGCAATCAGGTAGCTGAAGCTATCCGGATCCATACCCGGGTAACAAGGGAGGAGGCCAGGGTTCGGGCGATACAATGGTTTGAGCGGGTACAGCTACCGGAGCCGGCGGCTATTTATAACCGGTACCCGCATCAGCTTAGTGGAGGGCAAAAACAACGGGTGATGATCGCCATGGCGATGTGTTGTAAGCCCCGGCTGCTGATTTGCGATGAGCCTACTACGGCCCTGGATGTAACGGTACAGAAAACGGTGTTGCAGCTGATCAAAGAGTTACAGCGGGAAACCGGTATGGGCGTTATTTTTATTACACATGATCTTGGCGTGGTAGCGGAAATAGCCGACCGGGCTGTTGTATTATACAAAGGAGAGATCATGGAAGAGGGATCAGTGGAAGCATTATTTCGCAATCCGAAGCACCCGTATACGAAGGCCTTGCTGGCCTGCAGACCTGTGAATCATAAAAGAGGTACCCGGCTTCCGGTGGTCAGCGATTTTGTGGGTCCTGCGGCAAAAGATGCGGCCGCACCGGCAGGCCCTTCTCCCGCAAAACAAACGGAGAACGCCTTTCCCGCAAATTGTCTGATAAAAGTAGAGCGGCTTTCTGTTTGGTTTCCCCGCGAACGTAACTGGCTTGGAAAGCCGTTGAGCTATACAAAAGCAGTAAACGAGGTAAGCTTTGAGATTTTTGAGAATGAAACATTAGGCCTGGTAGGAGAGAGTGGCTGCGGAAAAACAACATTGGGCCGCACGCTGTTGCAATTGGTGCCTCCCACTTCCGGCAAAATCAATTACCGGGGAAAAGATATGATGCTTTTTGGAAAAGCCGAACTGCGCGGGTTGCGGAAGCAATTGCAGATTATTTTCCAGGATCCTTATTCGTCATTAAACCCGAGGAAGAAGATCGGGCTGGCGATAGAAGAACCACTGAAGGTACACCATATAGAGCCGGATGCCGCGGCCAGAAAAAGAACCGTGGAACTATTGTTGCAGAAAGTCGGATTGCTTCCGGAGCACTACCACCGGTATCCACATGAGTTTAGCGGAGGGCAACGGCAACGCATTGTGATTGCCCGGGCGCTGGCGCTGCGTCCCTCATTTATCATTTGCGATGAATCGGTTTCAGCCCTGGATGTAAGCGTACAGGCCCAGGTATTGAACCTGCTGAACGACCTGAAAAAAGAATTTGGTTTTACAATTGTCTTTATCAGTCATGATCTTTCGGTGGTGCGCTATTTCAGCGACCGGATCATTGTGATGAACAAAGGCCGGATCGAAGAGAGCGGGCCTGCAGAAGCCATATATGAAAATCCACAAAGCGCTTATACAAAAAAACTGATCGATTCTATTCCCAGAGGAATTCAGGACCGTCTTTCGGGGTAA
- a CDS encoding AMP nucleosidase, whose protein sequence is MKTKTEIVKNWLPRYTGESLKNFGEYILLTNFGNYVKFFAEWNNVEVVGLDKPMQCATAGDITIINFGMGSPTAATVMDLLTAIAPKAVLFLGKCGGLKKRNKVGDLILPIAAIRGEGTSDDYFPHEVPALPAFALQKAVSTTIREAKTDYWTGTVYTTNRRVWEHDEEFKTYLQRIRAYAVDMETATIFTVGFYNKIPTGALLLVSDQPMIPDGVKTAESDKKVTAKYVENHLRIGIDSLKQLINNGQTVRHLRF, encoded by the coding sequence ATGAAAACAAAAACAGAGATCGTAAAAAACTGGCTGCCCCGGTACACGGGAGAAAGTCTGAAAAATTTTGGGGAATATATTTTGCTGACCAATTTTGGCAACTATGTAAAGTTTTTCGCGGAATGGAACAACGTAGAGGTGGTAGGGCTCGATAAGCCCATGCAATGTGCAACAGCCGGAGATATTACCATCATTAATTTTGGTATGGGAAGTCCTACAGCAGCTACCGTTATGGATCTGCTGACCGCCATTGCTCCCAAGGCCGTTTTATTCCTGGGCAAATGTGGCGGTCTGAAAAAACGGAATAAGGTAGGAGATCTGATTTTGCCGATCGCCGCCATCCGGGGCGAGGGCACTTCTGATGATTATTTCCCCCACGAAGTTCCGGCCCTGCCGGCGTTTGCGTTGCAGAAAGCTGTAAGTACCACCATCCGCGAGGCTAAAACCGATTACTGGACAGGTACTGTTTACACAACGAACCGCCGCGTTTGGGAGCACGATGAGGAGTTTAAAACTTATTTGCAGCGCATCCGTGCTTATGCCGTGGATATGGAAACGGCCACGATTTTTACGGTTGGTTTTTATAATAAGATTCCCACCGGTGCTCTTTTGCTGGTGAGTGATCAACCCATGATCCCCGACGGTGTAAAGACCGCGGAAAGCGATAAAAAAGTAACAGCAAAGTATGTGGAAAATCATCTCCGGATCGGTATTGATTCATTAAAGCAGCTGATCAATAACGGTCAAACGGTACGGCATCTGCGGTTCTAA
- a CDS encoding type I restriction enzyme HsdR N-terminal domain-containing protein, whose product MIRIQYPEPEFRIETRNGQPHIFDALRRKWLVLQDEEWIRQNFIHYLLRNMRYPKTLIALEKEIRLGELKKRFDILVYDPEHRPWMLIECKAEQVLLNDAVLNQVLRYHIALPAQYLVITNGNLTYGWEKTSGGLTPIDALPEFLAHH is encoded by the coding sequence ATGATACGCATTCAATATCCGGAACCCGAGTTCAGGATCGAAACCCGCAATGGTCAGCCGCATATTTTTGATGCATTGCGGAGGAAATGGCTGGTGCTCCAGGATGAAGAATGGATCCGCCAGAACTTTATACACTATCTTTTACGCAATATGCGTTACCCCAAAACACTGATCGCATTGGAAAAAGAGATCCGGCTGGGGGAATTAAAAAAACGGTTCGACATTCTTGTATACGATCCGGAGCACCGGCCCTGGATGCTGATTGAGTGTAAAGCCGAACAGGTGCTGTTAAACGATGCCGTACTGAACCAGGTATTGCGGTATCATATCGCATTACCCGCGCAATACCTGGTCATTACCAACGGCAACCTCACTTATGGCTGGGAAAAAACATCCGGCGGCTTAACGCCCATCGATGCGCTACCGGAATTTCTCGCTCACCACTAA